Proteins co-encoded in one Ralstonia sp. RRA genomic window:
- the araH gene encoding L-arabinose ABC transporter permease AraH translates to MSQSQRLQHADALAASARSSMNKTRLLRLLDDFSLPLIFAILFAALSFSVEYFFSWQNMVGLALSVSQIGMVACTMMFCLASRDFDLSIGSTVAFAGVLCAMIINATGSIALGIGASLVAGAVIGGINGFVIAKLKINALITTLATMEIVRGLAFIASHGQAVGVSDMAFFDLGNTIILGVPTPVWVAALCFVVFGVLLNKTIYGRNTLAIGGNPEAARLAGVNVNMTRIVIFLIQGVIAALAGVILAARITSGQPNAAQGFELNVISACVLGGVSLMGGRASISGVLVGVLIMGTVQNAMNLLNIDAFYQYLVRGGILLAAVLVDQLKNRGGAER, encoded by the coding sequence ATGTCCCAGTCTCAACGTTTGCAACATGCCGACGCCCTGGCTGCGTCGGCCCGTTCCTCTATGAACAAGACGCGCCTGCTTCGCCTGCTGGACGATTTCAGCCTGCCGCTGATCTTCGCCATCCTGTTTGCCGCGCTGTCGTTCTCGGTTGAGTACTTCTTCTCGTGGCAGAACATGGTGGGTTTGGCGCTGTCCGTGTCGCAGATCGGCATGGTGGCCTGCACCATGATGTTCTGCCTGGCCTCGCGCGACTTTGACCTGTCGATCGGCTCGACGGTGGCGTTTGCCGGCGTGCTGTGCGCCATGATCATCAACGCGACCGGCAGCATCGCGCTCGGTATCGGGGCCAGTCTGGTGGCGGGCGCGGTGATCGGCGGCATCAACGGTTTCGTGATCGCCAAGCTGAAGATCAACGCGCTGATCACCACGCTGGCCACGATGGAAATCGTGCGTGGCCTGGCCTTCATCGCCTCCCACGGGCAGGCGGTGGGCGTGTCGGACATGGCCTTCTTCGATCTGGGCAACACCATCATCCTGGGCGTGCCGACGCCGGTGTGGGTGGCGGCGCTGTGCTTCGTGGTGTTTGGCGTGCTGCTCAACAAGACGATCTACGGGCGCAATACGCTGGCTATTGGCGGCAACCCGGAAGCGGCGCGTCTGGCGGGCGTGAACGTCAACATGACGCGTATCGTCATCTTCCTGATCCAGGGCGTGATTGCGGCGCTGGCGGGCGTGATTCTGGCGGCGCGCATCACCAGCGGTCAGCCGAACGCGGCGCAGGGCTTCGAGCTGAACGTGATCTCAGCTTGCGTGCTGGGGGGCGTGTCGTTGATGGGCGGCCGCGCGAGCATCAGCGGGGTGCTGGTCGGCGTGCTCATCATGGGCACCGTGCAGAACGCGATGAACCTGCTGAACATCGACGCGTTCTATCAGTACCTCGTGCGCGGCGGCATTCTGTTGGCAGCGGTGCTGGTCGATCAGTTGAAGAATCGCGGAGGGGCGGAACGATGA
- the araG gene encoding L-arabinose ABC transporter ATP-binding protein AraG, translated as MSAFLEFRGISKVFPGVRALSDVSFGIECGRVHGLLGENGAGKSTLLKILGGDYQPDGGQIVVEGKPTAFPTTRAALDAGIAVIHQELQTVPELTVMDNLLLGHLPASGGFIRQREAMAWTREQLGRIGVDLDPRAKLKHLSIGQRQMVEICKAILRDARVIALDEPTSSLSIRETDILFRLVKDLRAQGRALIYISHRLDEIFELCDGCTIFRDGRKVADFPSMANVTRDELVAQMVGRQIDDIFDYRARPLGEVRLQVEGLMGPKLAEPANLSVRRCEIVGLFGLVGAGRSELARLIYGADRKTAGSIALDGAPIRIRDVADAIRQGIVLCPEDRKEEGIIGCRSVSENINISCRRNQRRFGLFVNDKQEAKTADHYINRLRIKTPNREQQIRLLSGGNQQKAILARWLAEDDMRVLIIDEPTRGIDVGAKNEIYQVLYELAERGVAVLMISSELPEILGVADRVLVMSEGRIAGELPREQANEQAVLKLALRPESAPLPSAPLPPLAA; from the coding sequence ATGTCGGCGTTTCTTGAGTTTCGTGGCATCAGCAAGGTGTTTCCGGGTGTGCGGGCGCTGTCCGATGTGTCGTTCGGCATCGAATGTGGCCGCGTGCACGGCTTGCTGGGCGAGAACGGCGCGGGTAAGTCGACGCTGTTGAAGATCCTCGGCGGCGACTACCAGCCGGATGGCGGCCAGATCGTCGTCGAGGGCAAACCGACCGCGTTCCCGACCACGCGGGCGGCGCTCGATGCCGGCATTGCTGTCATCCATCAGGAGCTGCAGACGGTGCCCGAGCTGACGGTGATGGACAACCTGCTGCTTGGCCACTTGCCGGCCAGCGGCGGGTTCATCCGCCAGCGCGAGGCGATGGCCTGGACGCGCGAACAGCTCGGCCGCATCGGCGTCGATCTGGACCCGCGTGCCAAGCTGAAGCACCTGTCGATCGGCCAGCGCCAGATGGTGGAAATCTGCAAGGCGATCCTGCGCGATGCGCGGGTGATTGCGCTGGATGAACCGACGAGTTCGCTGTCGATCCGCGAGACCGACATCCTGTTCCGGCTGGTCAAAGACCTGCGCGCGCAGGGCCGGGCGCTGATCTACATCTCGCACCGGCTGGATGAGATTTTCGAGCTGTGCGACGGCTGCACGATCTTCCGCGATGGCCGCAAGGTGGCGGATTTCCCGTCGATGGCGAACGTCACACGCGACGAACTGGTCGCGCAGATGGTCGGGCGCCAGATCGACGACATCTTTGATTACCGCGCGCGCCCGCTCGGTGAAGTGCGCTTGCAAGTGGAGGGCCTGATGGGCCCGAAGCTGGCGGAGCCGGCGAACCTGTCCGTACGGCGTTGCGAGATCGTCGGCCTGTTCGGGCTGGTAGGCGCGGGGCGCTCGGAGTTGGCACGGTTGATCTACGGTGCCGATCGCAAAACGGCCGGCAGCATCGCGCTGGACGGCGCGCCCATCCGCATCCGCGATGTGGCCGACGCCATCCGCCAGGGCATCGTGCTGTGCCCGGAAGACCGCAAGGAAGAGGGCATCATCGGCTGCCGCTCGGTGTCGGAGAACATCAACATCAGTTGCCGGCGCAACCAGCGGCGCTTTGGTTTGTTCGTCAACGACAAGCAGGAAGCGAAGACCGCCGACCACTACATCAACCGCTTGCGCATCAAGACGCCCAACCGCGAACAGCAGATTCGGCTGCTGTCCGGCGGCAACCAGCAGAAGGCCATTCTGGCGCGCTGGCTGGCGGAAGACGACATGCGCGTGCTGATCATCGACGAGCCTACGCGCGGTATCGACGTCGGTGCCAAGAACGAGATCTACCAGGTGCTGTACGAGCTGGCCGAGCGCGGCGTGGCGGTGCTGATGATCTCCAGCGAGTTGCCGGAGATCCTCGGCGTGGCCGACCGTGTGCTGGTGATGAGCGAAGGTCGCATCGCCGGCGAACTGCCGCGCGAACAGGCCAATGAGCAAGCGGTCCTCAAGCTAGCCCTGCGTCCTGAATCCGCGCCGCTGCCGTCCGCACCTTTGCCGCCGCTGGCGGCATGA
- a CDS encoding arabinose ABC transporter substrate-binding protein — MNQQRRVTFKAIAAATLFAIAGGFAHAADDVKIGFLVKQPEEPWFQDEWKFADQAAKEKGFKLVKIGVPSGGEVLTAIDNLGAQHAQGFVICVPDVKLGPAVVAKAKQNNLKLMTVDDRLVDGAGKPIESVPHMGILATKIGEQVGDAIAQEMKKRGWNLADVGAIRIAYDQLPTAKERTDGAVAALTKAGFPAANVLTSPQAKTDTEAAFNAANITLTKNPKFKHWIAFGLNDEAVLGAVRAAEGHGVKPADIIGVGIGGSQSALNEFSKPEKTGFFGTVLISPKRHGYETSLNMYEWIKANKAPDPLILTSGRLMTRDNEKAVRQEMGL, encoded by the coding sequence ATGAACCAACAACGACGTGTTACCTTCAAGGCCATCGCGGCCGCCACGCTGTTTGCCATCGCTGGTGGGTTTGCCCACGCGGCAGACGACGTGAAGATCGGCTTCCTGGTCAAGCAGCCGGAAGAGCCCTGGTTCCAGGACGAATGGAAGTTCGCCGACCAGGCCGCCAAGGAGAAGGGGTTCAAGCTGGTGAAGATTGGCGTGCCCAGCGGTGGTGAGGTGCTGACCGCCATCGACAACCTAGGCGCGCAGCATGCGCAGGGTTTCGTGATCTGCGTGCCGGACGTGAAGCTCGGGCCGGCTGTGGTGGCCAAGGCCAAGCAGAACAACCTCAAGCTGATGACGGTGGATGACCGTCTGGTCGACGGCGCCGGTAAGCCGATCGAATCGGTGCCGCACATGGGCATCTTGGCCACGAAGATCGGCGAGCAGGTGGGCGACGCGATTGCGCAGGAGATGAAGAAGCGCGGCTGGAACCTCGCTGACGTTGGCGCCATCCGCATCGCCTATGACCAGTTGCCGACCGCCAAGGAACGCACCGACGGCGCCGTGGCCGCGCTCACCAAGGCGGGCTTTCCTGCTGCCAACGTGTTGACCAGCCCGCAGGCCAAGACGGACACGGAAGCCGCCTTCAACGCCGCCAACATCACGCTCACCAAGAACCCGAAGTTCAAGCACTGGATCGCGTTCGGCCTGAATGACGAGGCGGTACTCGGTGCGGTGCGTGCGGCGGAAGGTCATGGCGTGAAGCCGGCCGACATCATCGGCGTGGGCATCGGCGGCAGCCAGTCGGCACTCAACGAATTCTCCAAGCCTGAGAAGACCGGCTTCTTCGGCACCGTGCTCATCAGCCCGAAGCGCCACGGCTACGAGACCTCGCTGAACATGTATGAGTGGATCAAGGCCAACAAGGCGCCGGACCCGCTCATCCTCACCAGCGGCCGTCTGATGACGCGCGACAACGAGAAGGCCGTCCGCCAGGAAATGGGCCTTTGA
- a CDS encoding 2-dehydro-3-deoxygalactonokinase: MNILTIDTGTTNTRVTVWRDDVALCQAARQVGVRDTAITGNKTTLQRGVQDTVEAALQKAGLVINQVDLVLASGMITSNVGLHEVPHLVAPAGLRDLAAGMVQASIPEVCAQPIWFVPGVRNPVDNLGLHNIESMDMMRGEEVETMGLVSRLSITEPAVIVLPGSHSKFVHLDADQRITGCVTTLAGELLHVITHNTILADSVDSDFASEVDPEMLLAGARSASSIGLGRACFMVRTLGQFTIYERNARANFLLGAVLGADLLTLKNSSAIRMNPGTQFVITGKPLLREALAVLVSDDDFFSGKVTVTSSEQQEHLAGSGAIAIARERGLVKTLKVAQA; encoded by the coding sequence ATGAACATCCTCACCATCGACACCGGTACCACCAACACGCGCGTCACGGTGTGGCGTGATGACGTTGCACTCTGCCAGGCCGCGCGCCAGGTCGGGGTGCGCGACACCGCCATCACCGGCAACAAGACGACGCTGCAGCGCGGCGTGCAGGACACTGTCGAAGCCGCGCTGCAGAAGGCCGGCCTCGTCATCAACCAGGTCGACCTCGTGCTGGCGTCCGGCATGATCACCTCCAATGTCGGCCTGCACGAAGTGCCGCACCTGGTGGCGCCGGCCGGCCTGCGCGATCTGGCTGCCGGCATGGTGCAGGCGAGCATCCCCGAGGTGTGCGCCCAGCCGATCTGGTTTGTGCCGGGCGTGCGCAATCCGGTGGATAACCTCGGCCTGCACAACATCGAGTCGATGGACATGATGCGTGGCGAAGAGGTCGAGACGATGGGCCTGGTCTCGCGTCTCTCCATCACCGAACCGGCGGTAATCGTGCTGCCGGGCTCGCACTCGAAGTTCGTGCATCTGGATGCCGACCAGCGCATCACCGGTTGCGTGACGACGCTGGCCGGTGAGTTGCTGCACGTGATCACGCACAACACCATCCTGGCCGATTCGGTGGATTCCGACTTCGCCAGTGAGGTCGATCCGGAGATGTTGCTGGCCGGCGCGCGCAGCGCCAGCAGCATCGGGCTGGGGCGCGCCTGTTTCATGGTGCGCACGCTGGGCCAGTTCACGATCTACGAGCGCAATGCGCGGGCCAACTTCCTGCTGGGCGCGGTGCTGGGCGCGGATTTGCTCACGCTCAAGAACAGCAGCGCGATCCGCATGAACCCGGGTACGCAGTTCGTCATCACCGGCAAGCCGCTGCTGCGCGAGGCGCTGGCCGTGCTGGTGTCGGACGACGATTTCTTCTCGGGCAAGGTCACAGTGACCAGCAGTGAACAGCAGGAACACCTGGCCGGCAGCGGCGCGATTGCCATCGCCCGCGAGCGGGGTCTGGTGAAGACGTTGAAGGTGGCGCAAGCCTAG
- a CDS encoding porin: MNRTTAVRGMLACGLALAGWTAAPALAQTNVTLYGRVAAGIDYQNNVAPTATSSGGSLWRGADNQWGTSMFGLMGKEDLGGGLKAVFRLESGFHSTDGTTNGNALFNRRSYVGLSSPTWGTLTAGKNLFISNDVWFLDPTGQQFIGSATLVRGRNWPGANNIVEYQSPTWGGFQIGLQTGLGEQPGSFKNSRRDGVSAVYTAGPVEVRAIYDVIRDANGKFSDLFNFSKEATIGGTYTLGKAKLFAVYENLSAPDAPVGAPTKANHYWLGVNYELTPALTLIGAAYRINVNNGGGNANLFMLGANYNLSKRTMLYASVGTVQNSATANFSVEATNNNPAPGKNQLGAYTGVVHSF; encoded by the coding sequence ATGAATCGAACCACCGCTGTTCGCGGGATGCTGGCGTGCGGGCTTGCGCTGGCGGGCTGGACCGCCGCTCCCGCCCTCGCACAAACCAACGTCACGTTGTACGGCCGCGTCGCTGCCGGCATCGACTACCAGAACAACGTCGCGCCCACCGCGACATCGTCCGGCGGCAGCCTCTGGCGTGGTGCTGACAACCAGTGGGGCACCAGCATGTTCGGTCTGATGGGCAAGGAAGACCTGGGCGGTGGCCTGAAGGCCGTGTTCCGCCTGGAGTCGGGCTTCCACTCCACCGATGGCACCACCAATGGCAACGCGCTGTTCAACCGCCGTTCGTACGTCGGTCTGTCGAGCCCGACCTGGGGCACGTTGACCGCCGGTAAGAACCTGTTCATCAGCAATGACGTCTGGTTCCTGGACCCGACGGGCCAGCAGTTCATCGGCTCGGCCACGCTGGTGCGTGGGCGTAACTGGCCCGGCGCCAACAACATCGTCGAATACCAGAGCCCGACCTGGGGCGGCTTCCAGATTGGCCTGCAGACCGGGCTGGGCGAGCAGCCGGGTTCGTTCAAGAACAGCCGCCGGGATGGCGTGTCTGCCGTCTACACCGCAGGGCCGGTGGAAGTGCGCGCGATCTACGACGTCATCCGCGATGCGAACGGCAAGTTCAGCGACCTCTTTAACTTCTCAAAGGAAGCGACGATCGGCGGCACGTACACCCTCGGCAAGGCGAAGCTGTTTGCCGTGTACGAAAACCTCTCTGCGCCGGATGCCCCGGTCGGTGCGCCCACCAAGGCCAACCACTACTGGCTGGGCGTGAACTACGAGCTCACACCGGCGTTGACGCTGATCGGTGCCGCCTACCGCATCAACGTGAACAACGGCGGCGGCAACGCCAACCTGTTCATGCTGGGCGCGAACTACAACCTCTCGAAGCGCACGATGCTGTACGCCAGCGTCGGCACCGTGCAGAACAGCGCCACCGCCAACTTCTCGGTGGAGGCGACCAACAACAACCCGGCGCCGGGTAAGAACCAACTGGGTGCCTATACGGGTGTCGTCCACTCGTTCTGA
- the gcvA gene encoding transcriptional regulator GcvA codes for MARRLPPLNALRVFEVAGRNLSFSRAADELCVTNAAVSHQIKQLEDHLGKKLFLRRNNQLALTDAGDNYLPRVRDALRAIEQATDLLMDTADAPLRVAVPPTFGAKWLVPRLYRFFNQHPHVRVEVSTADVQDHGQFDLCIDDRQVNAPNLRVEWFTSTDFFPVCNAALQQAIRMPQDLAAHTLLHERGGRHLAHHPTWQQWLDEVGVRQINATRGPAFSEALMALQAAIDGQGVALGQGILVEYDIAAGRLVRPLATEASLRLSYYLIHPHEAVEHPGFALFRQWLADEVARSGGRARNQQMPGEVF; via the coding sequence ATGGCACGGCGCCTTCCTCCCCTCAATGCATTGCGCGTCTTTGAAGTCGCGGGCCGCAACCTGAGCTTCAGCCGGGCCGCTGATGAGCTGTGCGTGACCAATGCCGCGGTCAGCCACCAGATCAAGCAGCTCGAAGACCATCTGGGTAAAAAGCTGTTCCTCCGCCGCAACAACCAGCTCGCGCTGACGGATGCCGGCGACAACTACCTCCCCCGCGTGCGTGATGCCCTGCGCGCGATCGAGCAAGCCACCGACCTGCTGATGGACACCGCCGACGCCCCGCTGCGCGTGGCGGTGCCTCCAACCTTCGGCGCCAAGTGGCTGGTGCCACGTCTGTACCGCTTCTTCAACCAGCATCCGCATGTGCGCGTCGAGGTCTCCACCGCCGACGTGCAGGATCACGGCCAGTTCGACCTCTGCATCGACGACCGCCAGGTCAACGCGCCCAACCTGCGCGTCGAGTGGTTCACCTCCACCGACTTCTTCCCCGTGTGCAACGCCGCGCTGCAGCAGGCAATCCGCATGCCGCAGGATTTGGCCGCGCACACGCTGCTGCACGAGCGCGGCGGGCGCCATCTCGCACACCACCCGACGTGGCAGCAATGGCTTGATGAAGTGGGCGTGCGCCAGATCAATGCCACGCGCGGGCCGGCCTTCTCTGAAGCGCTGATGGCGCTGCAGGCGGCCATTGATGGTCAGGGTGTGGCGCTCGGCCAGGGCATCCTTGTTGAATACGACATCGCGGCCGGGCGCCTCGTGCGGCCGCTGGCGACGGAGGCGTCATTGCGCCTGTCGTACTACCTGATCCATCCGCACGAGGCGGTGGAACATCCGGGCTTCGCGCTGTTCCGCCAATGGCTTGCCGATGAAGTCGCACGCAGCGGTGGCCGCGCGCGCAACCAGCAGATGCCGGGCGAGGTGTTTTGA
- a CDS encoding glyoxalase/bleomycin resistance/extradiol dioxygenase family protein yields the protein MSFPRPANTPWLVPYLTVHDASAAIAFYRNAFGFEVQDEVHDHGRPIHVEMTYQGELMLMFAPEGAFGTTAKAPAAAGFECPQSFHLYCEDVDAAYQRALDQGATSIMAPHDAFWCERYAAVRDPDGYRWGLACRPATEG from the coding sequence ATGAGCTTCCCCCGCCCCGCCAATACTCCGTGGCTCGTCCCGTACCTGACCGTGCATGACGCATCGGCCGCCATCGCTTTCTATCGCAATGCCTTTGGCTTTGAGGTGCAGGATGAGGTGCACGACCATGGGCGCCCCATCCACGTCGAGATGACCTACCAGGGCGAACTGATGCTGATGTTCGCACCCGAAGGCGCATTCGGCACCACCGCCAAAGCCCCGGCAGCCGCCGGCTTCGAATGTCCGCAGAGTTTTCACCTGTACTGCGAAGACGTGGACGCCGCCTACCAGCGTGCGTTGGACCAGGGCGCCACGTCCATCATGGCACCGCACGACGCCTTCTGGTGCGAACGCTATGCCGCCGTGCGCGACCCCGACGGCTATCGCTGGGGCCTCGCCTGCCGCCCGGCCACCGAAGGCTGA
- a CDS encoding 16S rRNA (uracil(1498)-N(3))-methyltransferase, protein MGLPRFYVDTPLAPHTAVTLSEAVTRHIHVLRLAIGDEVCLFDGSGHEFHARLDAINKRDATASLAESTRPDTEARYNITLAQGIAGGDKMDWLIEKAVELGVHAIAPLQTERGVVRLSGERATKRVQHWQALVQAACEQCGRARVPAVAPVATLREWLATAKSTDTPRVLLSPRGTQSLTQWAVQSRERIESAGVELLIGPEGGLSPDEEALAESAGFLPLTLGRRILRTESAALVAVSALHAVLGEF, encoded by the coding sequence ATGGGGCTTCCCCGTTTTTACGTCGACACACCGCTCGCCCCGCACACCGCCGTCACCCTGTCTGAAGCCGTCACGCGCCACATCCACGTGCTGCGCCTGGCCATCGGCGACGAGGTCTGCCTGTTCGATGGCTCCGGCCACGAATTCCACGCGCGGCTCGATGCCATCAACAAGCGCGATGCCACCGCCAGCCTCGCTGAGTCCACGCGCCCTGACACCGAAGCGCGCTACAACATCACGCTCGCCCAAGGCATTGCCGGCGGCGACAAGATGGATTGGCTAATCGAGAAGGCGGTCGAATTGGGCGTACACGCCATCGCCCCGCTGCAAACCGAGCGCGGCGTGGTGCGGCTCTCCGGTGAACGCGCCACCAAGCGCGTGCAGCACTGGCAAGCCCTCGTGCAGGCCGCCTGCGAACAATGCGGTCGCGCACGCGTGCCGGCTGTCGCGCCGGTCGCCACGCTGCGCGAGTGGCTGGCGACGGCCAAGTCGACGGACACGCCGCGCGTCTTGCTGTCGCCGCGCGGAACACAATCGCTCACGCAATGGGCCGTGCAATCGCGCGAGCGTATCGAGAGCGCTGGCGTCGAATTGCTGATCGGCCCCGAAGGCGGCCTTTCCCCCGACGAAGAGGCATTGGCCGAAAGTGCAGGTTTCTTACCGCTGACACTCGGGCGACGTATTCTGAGAACGGAGTCGGCGGCGCTGGTTGCCGTGTCCGCGCTGCACGCCGTGCTCGGCGAGTTTTAA